A stretch of DNA from Melospiza melodia melodia isolate bMelMel2 unplaced genomic scaffold, bMelMel2.pri scaffold_70, whole genome shotgun sequence:
ccctcctcaaagtcattgctcttgcacatcagaaacatgaacatccaccaacaggaatgatgcatggtcctgctgctgctgctgctgcagagcactgggcagtgcaaacctgggtgttaccaatattcGCACTTAatcagcatttcatgctccttcaagctgtccagatctcagggctttttgtttcaaagcagccactgcaccatctctagggaagaacaggaaatgggaaacagcgactgccagccttgcaggggtgtgggggaaaacctgaagtgtctgcatcaaaagatgaatgggaagagtgtaattgccaaagcaaatgctctgtAAGGACAGcgggagcagttctttactgcatgcttgcatgaagatcatttgggatctcctttttgtgtctcatgcagaaaaggagctcttaataataccatgctacttaaaccagattgggatgtatCTCTGAAGTGGTTCAgcatgaagcagactgcctgctgtgtcactgccagccctgatgAGCCatcgagggactgtagtgtatcccatgcctgttttgccgccaagcagagcttggttttccttattagtgtgaagaaaatacaagagtaataaaatggacaattagactggccacATTGGaagatatgctcatgctttcgcatgtcagtcctcTACCTCATgatcccaaggcttgttactcatcaagaaatattttaacaaaaaacctcagctctcatgttacatctgaataaaactgcacaagatcatcaagaattctgctgtcaggaacaagacaagagccttccgacactcacgggcagctgtcctggattgctgcagccctttgtgaaaagctgcagacagagtgtttggagttggtttgggcctttatgaaagatctgtggagcagtgtgcagggctctcctggcaggaaactgtttgtccaagcccagggacacggtgccagcaggagcggagcggccccgctcccagcccgagagtctgtgagctgagccacgccggggagacaaggcagcgagggctctagcccagctgcttcactgccctgcccgctccatggagctctgccgtgggagaaagcCAATGCCGGACAAGCCCCTGAGCTTCCATccgctgctggaactgctccgtgacagctcctgttcttcccagagagaccccggcgccttcttgtaacgcgtgtcatgggggtattctgtttgttaataaactgttgggggttttccactttcatctattaggAATAATTTTCCATTGCTGGAAAGAggttgttggaacactttagaggagatgacttattacacaatatcctgtttgaagctgtctcaaactgtgtgagacagatggcttcacacaggagcatccccaaggctgctgaggggaaggcacagaggaagacaaacccagtatttctgagggaaattccttgacacaaacccaacctgagttgtcaaacagcagacctgatgtttcagGACATGGGCCAAAGAGGAAACCTTTCagggtgtttggtccaggctgggctatgctcagggcaaaggtgtgtcagtgtgttggataatactcttttcttgacctagagatggtgacactgagaggtgttttaaaaccttttattccattttcagtctcacgagaatggtgagacaatacagatgtcaTAATTCATGCCATCACAATTAGAAGCCAACTGTTTCCTAATTACAgcatttcttggtctatcagctttttgccatgccatgttgtcgATGCCttgaaacaaattatttaaaACTACCCCTTGTGGGtctcactacaatgcatctttcatagctctgttttcccaaagtcttatttgcaagcccatctttagaaatatttttctagctccatctctctctcaacaatatctgtcctattccatggcatttttaagttagacTTTCttctctcaagatttatatacagattcatactgtgtgggccttctattaggccctaaaaactttctacaaatccatttcgcacctcagtgcacttggctccttctctcctcattgtgcctggcaagcacaggaggccagagctcctgcagaacccatcacagcactcagtgggagcaaacttgtgtccagtcctcacctggagctgcggtgcccagcattccaccacactggaatgaggaactgttcctgctctttcagaaggagctaaggaggtttggccttcagatcaattgtctgcaggctcctgcagtgcctggtgctgctcccttgccagaggcaccccaggccaggggggcacatctgggctgctgtgtctggctctggggctccctgttctgggcagtgaggaggagctgcagaggctctgcaggactgacaggatgggctttggggctggcaggagaagctgagggacctgggctgctggagcttctgaagaggaggcccagggcttatcctgcaactgctccaagggtggtttccgagaatcccagaatcagcaagggtggaacaggccatggagatcaccaagtccaccctgtgccctgacaccaccttgtctcccctgagactcctccaggataaacaaccccagctccctcagccactcctcacaggacttgtgttgttccagacccctcaccagccttgttgcccttctctggacacgctccagcccttccatgaccTTCCTAAATTAgtggccccagaactggacacagcactcgaggtgctgcccaagcagtgctgagaacaggggaagaatcactgccctgctcctgctggccacaccattcctgatccaggccaggagccattggcctgcttggccacctgggcacactgctggctgaggtccagcctgctgtccatcagtccctgcaggtccctttctgcctggccgctgtccagcccctctggcgccttgttgagggagggatgcagggagggaatgggtccagatccaatccttcctgaaatgtggtgttctctggcactgccaattcccagatcttgatatttccctattttgGCACAGCCTATGTGCTggaatttgctggcacagaaatccaaaacctgtggtagcttcctgctactggttctggcaccacccacatcttgtatttcctgcaccagaacccagatttggaaatttctcagtgccagcagaatctggcagatttctgtctctGCCAATGACActacccagatctggtgtttgctggcagcgccAGCACCCAGATCtgtaaacttcctggtgctggcacagcccaggtctaacaatttggttttagctagcttaggaaaagaagttccttggactgtgactttcctttttcttggaactgtttaaacctgctctggactgaaaacccagaaaaacaccagcagcagctcacacctgtggccccccgacctctgggacactgcattccagcaccagagggacttagaagagactgagtgagccaactacagcccacaaaaaggactttctgaatttaccatctcttcagcactgtccgaggtttgatttaatattattcatttttcatgcttgtgaatactttacttgttaaataaactggggttttttttcacttttcttgaggaaagtcttttcctgaactagtagggggaggggctgcttgaactttctttctagacgggccccttttggagatttcctcccaaaatttgccctaagccagcacaaacagtcatcatgaaaatttcaccagtggcgtaatttcccagtggcaaatcttgtgacagaagcttgaccttgttctccatgagagattcttgggaagagcagacaggagaagatgcCTGgaaaagtgaaatgaaaatgaaagaaataattcaagatgttttcctctattaatttctatgctccccttttccatgttgcatcccagtaattccagatgcacagcacctctaagatcggtgactaagtgatttttagacactctaaaatgccatgagccacacacagttttccttcccctgtttttacaggaaagcaacactggagatgtaagtgcagtgcttgggtcatgaaggaatcctaccccaagggaaggtggcccgacagtgtttgaccctcagcaaggacaatgcacagcagcgagcgagagGATTGCTGTTCCCTCACACTGGttcaggagtcagggctctgcatccgggctcagcgctgcaaagttcccgtgtttgggcagatggaggggctgtccccggggcacgcggggctcgaacgtggggctcgtggggggagcggggaacggacacggggacgaacggccccggtgcttcagttgcagcggcagcagcggcggcagcggcagcagcagcggcgacagcagcggcgacagcagcggcgacagcagcggcgacagcagcagcaaaaagaGATATTCTAGAGCACTCTTTCTCTTtcactctttctttctctctctctccctttcccgttgtcgggcacccttctctcggggtcccttgcccggcatccctctcctctccccgcctccctctccccttgccGGGCGGGGCCATGCCCctggcccgcccccggccccgagcggggctcctcccggggcccgcggaggacacaggcggcgcggccgctcccgccgcctccgctgcggcttccccggcccgagctccgccgctcggcagcgcggccgccggccccgagcctcccgtgccgcgttccgaggAGCGAACGCCTCGGCATGGCCGGCCCGGTGCGGGTGAGGGGcactcgggggccgttgctggccccgggccgagctctGACAGctgcgtcccgcccgcaggtgaggcgcaggaggccctgcaggagcggcaccggctgggctcgctgctggggcgcgctccaggcacagccatggagcagagagcctcGCGAGCGCCCAAGCTGGTCTgcgtggaggacgaggaggaagaaggccctggagctgccgcaGCACAGGACACGGAAGAGGCGGTGCCATTCAgtccaccacaggagggtgagtggcagagctgggctgcagggctggagcctgcagccaacttggcgccatgccatgccatgccatgccatgccatgccatgccatgccatgccatgccatgccatgccatgccatgccatgccatgccatgccatcctctGGGGAAATGCCACGGACaggacaggggcagggcagacatcccccagtggccgtgctccatccccctggagcatcccggggctctccctgcctggggagcgcagggctgggccgtgttctccggcctctcccgcagcccctcagctctggctgcgctcgctctttgccagatgcagccaagGACCGGactcaagagcaggaatccagccgtggcctcttccgcagagcAGTGCAGGTACCTGTGGCCATCCCCCCTAGGCCaggcctgctggcactgctcagccgAGTCCCATGCTTGGAGCAGGCCATGGAACGTCCCTCTCTTCCCACCCTTCCTTCTACTGCAGACACTGCGGAGGCTCCTGCGCCTTGGCCGCACAAAGACCAGCAGCGCCGGCACCGAGGGCACGGCCCAGCCCGACTCCAGGCCTGGCCAGTTGCGGGCagagcctgctgccagctcagcatccTTGGAGCtcgcagcagcctctgagcaggaCACGGCCCAGGGCAGGGCGGAGGCTGGCATGGCCCTGACTGAGGGCACGGCCACCACCCACACCCAGGCTCAGGGCATGCCAGACACTCAGGCCATGCCCACACTTACCGGGACTCCAGCGCCCACTATGGAGGTTCTCCAGAAGGTTGCTGCTTCCCCAAagcaggtaagcagcctggggccgggGCTGAAGGCCTCCCAGGATCATGTGATCCCTCAATCTAAGTCTGCTGGACCCCCTTAGCCTTTGAGGTCATCATAGTGGGGTGGAAAGGCAAGCACTTCTTGGGGGAAGCTGGGCAAGTTGCTCCCTTGGACAGCACTCCAAGTCTTCCCCATGCCGCCTCCTCCACGTGCAAGCCACGGTCAGAGACATTCTCCGGAGACTGGCGTCCTGTGTCACCGTGGACGGCGGGCTGCACATGGAGATTCTGAGCCTGACAGAGGAACACCCTGCTCAAGTGGTGATGAgcctcctgcgctgtgccccaacgTGTGACAGGTACAGAGCACAACTGCCTCGAGAGCTCGGTGCTCACCAGCCCCTAGGGCCCCTTGCCCTATACAGCCTGTCCAgcgggctctgccagacaggcggAGAGCTGCGGGAGCCTCGGGCCCCTCTGTTTCTTGAGGCTCTGCCGTGGTCcccccctgcccctcagggcaccggggctctgtcccccagccccacacagctgcacGGGGCACGGTGCTGATACACAGCTCTGGTCCCACAGAGCCGCCGCGCTGATGTGGAGAGCCATGGGCACGTCCAGAGTGGCCGTCCAGGAGGTGCTTCCAGTGCTGCTCTCTGCCATGGAGGAGCAGCCGCCCTACGGCAGCTTCTCCTGCGGGGACAACAAGGCcgtccttgccctggctgtgagtttctagaGCTGGCGTTTGCTCGTCCTCTCGGtcacctctccagcagctctctctgctctccccagcctgggctgaaaGCTGGCCTAGGGGCAGGCTTAGGGGCAGCAGGCCGCGTGATCCCCCTGCATCTCCCCTCGGGCTCTGCCTCATGGACACCGTCACACTGAGCACTGCCTCGGGCTGCTTTGTCTcttgcaggcaactctggtgcTGTGGAGGATTGCCCACATGTGCGAGTGGCACTGTGCCATTCTGCTTCATTCTCCCCAACTGTTTGTGGCTCTGTTCTTGCAAATTGTCACCGCCACAGAGCAGATGCCAGGGGATGTTGAGACCCGGAGCTTCTGGAGAGCGTGCCGGGAGGAGCATGGCCTTCCCAGTGAGCCCAACAGGTGCAAGTCGCCCTGTCCTTCCCATGCCctcatggccagggccagcaCTCCCAGAGTGACCTGGCCTTTGCTCGGCGCACAGGTTTGCAGCGCAGACCACAAAGGCTATGCTCTCTCGACTGGGCTTTGGCAAGAATCTGCTGGCTTCggagcacaagcagctctggaacagcctgctctgtgctgacacccagcactatgcagcgggtctgctggccaggtgagatccCCTACTCCTGCCACCACTGCCAGCatttgtgccccctgcccagagtgccccacacagtccctggggctgtaagcgagagggccttgtcaccgagggagggccgagcagactgggaaaggctgggagaggaggatgcccagcagcagccacctccCAAGGGGCCCATGTGCCCTTGAAGAGTGCTGAGGAAAGATCagacctctgtgagtcattgctgggagaggtttgcccaccCTGGGAGgccttggtgcctttttcccctggcagggagaTGCGCTGTGGCTTGAGCACCTTGTGTCCCTTCATGGCCTCACACCTGCTCAGCCTGCTCGTCGGGAAGCAGCGCCGCTggcatctgcctgccctggcgttccttgtggaggtgagcctgatggccagcgctgcctggctgagctgcctcccagctctcgggCCTCTCGTAGCTGCAGCCGCCTGGGCCGCCGcccacgccctgtgctgctgcctgggcctggccctgtgtggctccgggctcctgccggccggcacccctggcactgccctcctgTGCATTTCAGCTCCTGGAGTGCCTGGACCTGAGCAAACACGGTCCCAGTGCCCTGCTGGTGGTATCCTGGCacctgccgagccagtgcagggacaggctgcgcctggcgctcagaggcctcgtggtgctcagccaggagcccttgctggtgagaagggggcagtggctgaagccacgctggcagcatggggctgggcaacgcagacttctgggcttggctgggctttggcagcagaggcagctgcttccagctctcctgcctcctgcttcagctgccccagtgccccaagCAGCTGTTGGTGCTGCAGCCAGTCACAttttcacagcacagcctggtctTGCACACAGGCCGGAGGAATACACGGCCTGTATCAACACCTGGTGGAGCAGCTGGCCAATCCAGACACCGAGGTGCTCCAGATGAGCCTCTGTGTGCTCACACATATGCTCCAGGACAAAGACCGCCTGCTACCCTTCACCGCCCTGAAGCTGGCTGAACCCCTCCTGCCACACTTTGagaacgtaaggctctgtgcccccaggcaAGGGAACTAAATGCTACCTGGAAACTTTGTGCTCTGTGTAGTTCTGGGCCTTTGCTCCAATGGGCCCAGAGTAGTTGgtgcttaggattttttctttccttccaggacaacagccatgtgcagctgctttccattcagctcctctgcaaggtgatggagcTGGTAGTGGAAGAGGGGGAAGAGCTTCTCATGACAATCGTgaaccagagcctgctccctctattCTTGCGCTGCTACGATGAGAACCTGCAGGTGGCCAAGGTGAGGTTTTATGGACACTGCCCTATCCCTGGCAGGGAGCTCGGCCACTTCCTGCCCCGCCACCTCGCGGGctccagcctcccctggccatggcacagggacacaggtcccgtgccctgggctctggtgccacctgcggctctctgctgctctccaggcctctttcCAAGCCCTGCTTTGTGCGGCACGCTTCCTGAGGAGGAGCGACCTCGAGGAACTGCTGACGGAGGAGCGACGGATGAAGTTCGCtgagagcctggtaaggacagcccAGGAGCCCGAGCCCTGCCCCTGGAGCTCGGTGTGGgggcctggcagctgtgcccctgcccagcgCCACAGCCGGGCCCGCCAGCCTGCGCCCCCCACCACTGCTTCCTGCCCTGGCCCGTGCGGGCCGGCTCAGCCGGTGCTGCGCGCAGGGAGCGCCCGGCCGAGGGGCAGAGCCCGCGCCGAGCCTTGCCTGTTGGTGCTCcccgcagctgctgcaggaccagagccgagtggccgagcacctgcgctgggccctgccgcacctgcagagcccacagaggcccctgcgagaggcggctgTCAGGTTCATCGGTGAGCCAGCAGCCCcgcgcccctccctgcccccggcccggctgctgccccggTTACAGTGAGAGCCGTGCCCAggccgctgcagccccgcccgccctgggcgctgccaccaccctcccgcagccatgccctggggcggcagtgTGCAGCAGgggcccggcagcagccctgcctgccaggaggGCGTGTGGCCGCAGGGCTGCCAGCGCCCGTGTCGGGCAGCTGTGCTGCCTGGCGCTGCCACAAGCTCTGTCTTGGCAGGGGTGGCCGGAGTGCTCATGATGGGGCAGAAGGAGGAGCTCCAGGTCCTCACTGAgggtgagtcagggcagccgcgTGACAGCGAGCACCGCCGGGGGCAGCTGCACATCCCAGCCCCGCAGCTACAATCcatgccctggctgcagagggctctgctccctgtgcggacCAGGGGCGGCCAGGGCACAGCCCGGAGAGCTGCCAGGGACATGTGGGCGATCCATGGCCAGCACCTTCCGGCCAAGGCCCTTGTCTCccactccctcctggccatggcaagagccagctgggatggtcctggcaggaggctttccttggattccctcaatctggcctctgaccttggctctgttcctctctgttcCAGCTCTTCAAGCACTGAAGGAAGATGAGAGCCCATCATGCATGAGCAAAGTGCTTCAGatgacctttgaaagaagatgtgCAGGACTTTGTTCGTCTGCTGGATCAGATGTACCAGCATCCATCGGCAATTTCCAGTGCCCATTGAAGAtgggagcacctgcagagcaggatggaccagctggagctccaggcacagctctggctgctcacagctgagcctgtgggaagctccagcagctcctgccatccccctgttggcagctccctccctgcagccctcaggccctgcccatccccttttctgcctcccagctcaccccttacCTTCGCTTTCCCTTTATAAACAGTTTGGGTTTTTCACTTGACCCGCGTCTCTGTGGAACTGAAGCGACGCAAATCCTGAGCCCGGGGacacgcagggccctgctgccgttCCGGGCACGGGCAtagaggaacaagggcagctcaggctgcagaggttcctgtcccgctgctccaggggccatttccagccaatcagagtgttTGTTGCTGctgactcatcagttgccaggagcggaatttggggcggggggaggtgaccccggggatggggatggggcgtgCGGGGGCACCTGGGgccgcactggtggcactgggggtgctgggagccccccggccgcagggggagcagggggctgaGGGAGAAGGGTGCGGGGCCCCAAATTAAACCAAAGGGGGGTTGGGACCCTcaaagggagcaggaggggcctggaacccccaaaaccaagcacgggggaggggattgggggaacGATGGGGAAGGGACGAGAACGGGGAAAAGAGGgggatgggacccccaaaaaGGATCAGACCAACCTAATGTGGCCACCTTCAGACGTTGATGGCAGCCAAAGGTAGCCAAAGCTTTTTCCCAGTCTGTGTGAtcccagtctgtgcaatcccatTCCATATAATCTcaacccagtttatcccagtctgtattGTCCTGATCTGTATGTTCCCATTCCATATGGTccaagtccatatttgatcctagtccagttgatcccagtctgtgtggtcctgatccatatggcCCCAGTCTCTGCAGCTCCAATGCAAAGgatcccaatccatatttgatcccagtccatatttgatccgtgACTGTGTGGACCTGCACACACgaccagggtctggaattccagttcccagccaggaaaaaatgttcctgcccttgaacttccttcctaTCCTCTCAAAAATTGCAATAAAATTATAAACAAAATGCGACGAGGTGTCCAGCCTTAAGGGTCAGATGTCCGGCTAGCAgagggcggccaacacccagctgcaatccaATGCGAGCACCCCTTGGTGTCGgatggcctcgggctgtgctcgcCGCGGACTGGTGTCGCTGCCACCACGACGGGAATAAGGAGCTGGACACTTGATGGGGACGAAGTCAGGTTTATTGGAGAAACCCAAGAtgtcaaccagggagtgaccAAGAATTGGGGGTgaaacaaggttataaagggAGGAGGTGTataagggaggggtttacaatgAACCAATAAGGGAGAACTAGGGAGTGAACACGACATAACGGGCATTAGGGAAAACCCAATCAATATACagtaagggaggggccccaggaccacagccaatcataacccccacagaggagaagattctggtaacctgggaggagtggggggtgattgactgggcccagggaggagagcaaATATACATATAAGGGAATGAGGGGGAGAGGGAATTACAAAACTTAGGGGATTGACAAAACCAATGGTGGGAGTAACTATAGTAACAAAATGAGTGGCAGGGCTAAGGCAGGAAAgctggtgagggcagaaccattatatAAAATAGGGGGAtaatacagaaaatgggggagcaatcaaACAAACTAACGAAATGCACTACAAcatcaaaaaaattaaaactgaaattaaataaattataataaaaatgcaaTATAAAAATCTCAAGTCTTCTTTACAATATTCCAACAATGATTCAACCCAAACCAACAACTATTACTATAATATTACCAATAGATACAAATAAACAAATTATATACCAAGAAATACCTTTTGAAAGTTTTAACTCCATAACTAATACActttagataaaaaatatctaaaacaCTAACTTACAATCTAACACACCTTACTAAAaaaattcatattaaaaatatactaaacacaaaaccaaacaacactataatttctcacacatttgaaccaaacaattaaactttattaacatccttaagtactctaaaaaattaaatttttatttcaaactTCTAATTTCGGATGCGTGGGTGTTttttggatattggtttttgaattgttttggttagattatttaaaaaataagatttttataggaatttaatcagctgagaaggcagcactctgcaaacagaactgcctgAAAATGAACAGAACAGAAATCAGTAActatgaaagttttatttgctgtcaaatacatcccacccagccacctcacacaatccccatcccactgctccacattgggatcccacttctaccaaccacctcccaaccccaactcaccctggtggctgtggaagggAGCGAGTttggcatgggactgagtttttgtgAGGCGGGAACAAGCAATTTGAGGTGGGATTGAGCCCTATTGGgttaaaattcagttattttcagtgggatttgagtggtttggaggtgacagattgatccctcttggattttgcagtgcaaagacatggagaagagaaaaaaaatgtaagccaaaccaaaaggagaaggagccaggtgtgttcccaacatggatcacagggaatatgagtgaccagggctgtgcccaaagtgcctcctccagtgggggatggagctggagcagcgcacgaagctcttcccacactcggggcacttgcaggccttcccttaccggtgcctccattggtgttgggtcaagttagagctgctggagaagctcttcccacactggggacactcgtagggcctctcccctgtgtggatgcgccggtgggtgacgagggcagagttgtacttgaatcccttcccgcagctgggacattggaagggcctctcctctctgtgaatccaatAGTGATGGAGGAGATCTGACTTGACCCGAAACCCCTTCCCTTGgaacacttggaacactcgtagggcctctccccagtgtggagctTTTGGTTGTGGATCAGGTgagagctcaggctgaagctcttcccacactccccacactcgtagggcctctccccagtttgggtcctctggtgcctgatcaggttggacctcaggctgaagctcttcccacactccatgcacatgtggggcttctccccatcatggagctgctcatggagcacaagctctgagctctggctccatctccagctgccttcccggcccaggctggctctttccccctcagatcctggccagctgcgtttgcagctcCTCCTCGTGTGGCATCTCTGggccttttcctccccgttgtcttcctgtgctgtggagctgctcaaaatggcctcttccaccaggttctgctgtgggcatttgtcctccctgctctccatgctcagctcctgctctgggggaggaaggacaaggacaggatgggatttgcctccgtgccacaggcaagggcaaggagatccccccagggctgtgctgcagccggggccttgctgggctgggagaggggaaaggggcactgacttcctcctcacatgcctcagtgtcctggggcatcttcctcttcctcacagccttcctcgcaatgggaaattgtggattggggaaaacaagggatgagcacatttgtAGGAGCGTCGGGGAGTAGGACAGTCAGGATGGagggagacgagagatctctgaagccaggtcgtggaactagaacttgaggtttattgcaaagggcctgggttcagggctctgcttggagccaccagccacagctcagagcaggaccaagagaagagaggggcagagaggacgAGAGGGGGAGAGAGTAAGACGGGAAGGg
This window harbors:
- the LOC134413996 gene encoding zinc finger protein 436-like encodes the protein MESREDKCPQQNLVEEAILSSSTAQEDNGEEKAQRCHTRRSCKRSWPGSEGERASLGREGSWRWSQSSELVLHEQLHDGEKPHMCMECGKSFSLRSNLIRHQRTQTGERPYECGECGKSFSLSSHLIHNQKLHTGERPYECSKCSKGRGFGSSQISSITIGFTERRGPSNVPAAGRDSSTTLPSSPTGASTQGRGPTSVPSVGRASPAALT